The following DNA comes from Triticum aestivum cultivar Chinese Spring chromosome 3D, IWGSC CS RefSeq v2.1, whole genome shotgun sequence.
TTGcacaatttttttcagattttttttgaaaccggaaagtttgaaatttgaaattttcaaaattttcgAGCTCCAGTGAGCTCAGTCACCAAAACGACGTTCTCCTTAATTAGTATTCTACACAATTTTTAGAAACTATATATCCAATTCTGCGGCAAttcgcggggtatcatctagttaataAAAACCCTTAACTCATTGAGGCATCGAGTAATCCTTTTCCAGGAAATAACCAATGCAGTACATGCCTTAAAAAACATCACAATGATCACACAAGCTTCCTATAATCTTAAGCAAAAATACCTCAGAACCACCACTGTAATGCACCCTTTTGCCACTTGCCAGTGCTACAAATCCCCTGTCCAAAGTGAAATCTTGATTACATTATCCAAAACCTTCATCAGTTACCTTGTACTGGAGCAATTACCTTTCTTGCACTGTAATATTTGTTTGCTATTGGTATACAGATACATTAAGTAGCAGCTCTGATGAGGAGGACATTGAGCAATCTTGTGATGGTAACAAGGTACTACAAAAATGCTTGAATGGATCATTTGATTCATCGGAGCAAGAAATAGGAAAATGCCTGAATGGAGCATCTGATACACCAAAGGAGTTGGTGGATTCAGATGTAAAACATCCAGCCAATACAAATGGCAGGTACTGCATGGAAAGTCAAACAGACAGTGAAGGGGAACCACGAAAATGCATGAATGAAGAGCCTGGCGTGTCTCTGGAGGCCATCTGTTCAAAAGTGCAACTCGCACCCAATGAAACTGGTGAGTGTTGCATGAACAGCCAAGCAGACAGTCCGACGTCTCCTGTGGCCAATTCAGGTCAGTCTCCTCAGTTCATTACCAATGAGCAATCAAGTCCCCCCAGTTTTAAGAAACTCAAGACCTCAAGTGTGCATGCATCAGTTAAGCCTACTGGCACCATGAGCGAGGCCACGATGAAACTGCAGGAACTAGTAAACAAAATCAACACCTCAAGTGAGCATGTATCAGTTAGGCCTACTGGCACCGTTAGCGAGGCCACGATGAAACTGCAGGAACTAGTAAACAAAATCAGACGGGCCCAAGATCTCCTGCAGTCTGTTGACTATGCTCCATCAAGCATAAAGCTGGCACATTGGAAATTTCAGGAAAATAACCCATGGCCGAAGCGTAACTGAAGTTACGTTTATTCTGGTA
Coding sequences within:
- the LOC123080542 gene encoding uncharacterized protein isoform X1, producing the protein MDLILPFKVGDAVEIRSYNVGYRGAWFRCKITDMCIRSGHMECQVEYIDYPDERRKWNRLYKIPPKCRNQKATQNREIMLRPPFPQWCWENDIREHGPQMDVVAVVSSPWKVGDLIDWWYTDCFWTGKIIELLGDDKVKIICPEIPLGEGGCWVAHPKDLRPALDWSLEKGWSAPLSQENGKCWHTARLIAGNQDTLSSSSDEEDIEQSCDGNKVLQKCLNGSFDSSEQEIGKCLNGASDTPKELVDSDVKHPANTNGRYCMESQTDSEGEPRKCMNEEPGVSLEAICSKVQLAPNETGECCMNSQADSPTSPVANSGQSPQFITNEQSSPPSFKKLKTSSVHASVKPTGTMSEATMKLQELVNKINTSSEHVSVRPTGTVSEATMKLQELVNKIRRAQDLLQSVDYAPSSIKLAHWKFQENNPWPKRN
- the LOC123080542 gene encoding uncharacterized protein isoform X3 is translated as MCIRSGHMECQVEYIDYPDERRKWNRLYKIPPKCRNQKATQNREIMLRPPFPQWCWENDIREHGPQMDVVAVVSSPWKVGDLIDWWYTDCFWTGKIIELLGDDKVKIICPEIPLGEGGCWVAHPKDLRPALDWSLEKGWSAPLSQENGKCWHTARLIAGNQDTLSSSSDEEDIEQSCDGNKVLQKCLNGSFDSSEQEIGKCLNGASDTPKELVDSDVKHPANTNGRYCMESQTDSEGEPRKCMNEEPGVSLEAICSKVQLAPNETGECCMNSQADSPTSPVANSGQSPQFITNEQSSPPSFKKLKTSSVHASVKPTGTMSEATMKLQELVNKINTSSEHVSVRPTGTVSEATMKLQELVNKIRRAQDLLQSVDYAPSSIKLAHWKFQENNPWPKRN
- the LOC123080542 gene encoding uncharacterized protein isoform X2; translated protein: MDLILPFKVGDAVEIRSYNVGYRGAWFRCKITDMCIRSGHMECQVEYIDYPDERRKWNRLYKIPPKCRNQKATQNREIMLRPPFPQWCWENDIREHGPQMDVVAVVSSPWKVGDLIDWWYTDCFWTGKIIELLGDDKVKIICPEIPLGEGGCWVAHPKDLRPALDWSLEKGWSAPLSQENGKCWHTARLIAGNQDTLSSSSDEEDIEQSCDGNKVLQKCLNGSFDSSEQEIGKCLNGASDTPKELVDSDVKHPANTNGRYCMESQTDSEGEPRKCMNEEPGVSLEAICSKVQLAPNETGECCMNSQADSPTSPVANSVKPTGTMSEATMKLQELVNKINTSSEHVSVRPTGTVSEATMKLQELVNKIRRAQDLLQSVDYAPSSIKLAHWKFQENNPWPKRN